In a genomic window of Nostoc sp. UHCC 0870:
- a CDS encoding response regulator translates to MKSQVNSKPKILVVDDEPDNLDLLYRTFYRDYKVLRATSGPAALDLLAQEGEVAVIISDQRMPIMSGTEFLSLTATQYPDIIRIILTGYTDVEDLVEAINAGKVFKYVTKPWEAEELKAVVRQALDTHNVLKARTRELTRTLRQESLLNSVTNTIRSALDYRQILQAIVDTVGHMLEVDVCLLRPFQDEQLVDEGFIYQKTASEQAQTQLRNEKTAAPINHPSPPPLLAQTLWETREVQVINDVVDDERIYGDTSELQNRAKAFEAANISSSLVVPLLWQQQLMAVLALHQCHQGRIWGEEEVQLVLMVADQAALALSQAYAYEQVRALAKREALINTITTAIRSSLNPQDIFAAITQQLGQALQVDGCVLSLWAEEDEYVQCVGLYDSSQHLEDSLSVIKPRELTIQESPKSQAPIRENPILQEIIRTHEPVVISDLNHSFSEIQGFDLLGKQPARSLMVVPLVADDKCIGSITLREGSKARRWLSSDIELAKTVAAQAAIAVQQSRLYEKTREQAERLLELDKQKTEFFQNISHEFRTPITLIQGPLESAVSSGEGLSYDQSAIALRNSRRLLRLVNQLLDLQRLDAGRMQPSFRPSDLVEFVSQIVESFRPYCEKKSLHLVTDLSQCPTVYLDMEKFDKVLYNLLSNAMKFTPEGGTISVKLRTAQNQCLLQVQDTGIGIVQEQIPYLFERFRQAEGSANRSYEGSGLGLALVKELVEIHGGKVTVESVYGQGTTFKLWLLAGNAHLPPQQVSDTPVEVNTSRASVELADLELVESTADNTESIDFTLSTLGENPQTTTTSSDNSHHSILVVDDNPDLRTYVSDILRRSGYQVQTARNGYEGFGKAQAIAPNLIVTDLMMPMVTGLEMIRMIRSEEKLKGIPIILLTAKVDEETRIEGTEHGADAYLAKPFNDRELLAEVRNLLALKANERRVLELNTYLTESVLKRFLPPSLVSKAAAGTLSLDLRPEPRLITVLFSDIVGFTQLANTLRSRRVAELLNEYLEVMTKGVFDNGGTVDKFMGDAILALYGAPEELTPNEQVRRAINTARAMQKSLVQLNQKWYNQGIFDADNPTGVQFRCGIHQGTAVVGMFGSAERADYTAIGPSVNIAARLQAATVPGTILVSAAVADYLQDEEITKGSPLKLKGVDETVLTFVVKPEVMVNR, encoded by the coding sequence ATGAAATCCCAAGTAAACAGTAAGCCTAAAATTTTGGTTGTTGATGATGAACCAGACAACCTTGACTTGCTTTACCGCACCTTCTATCGCGACTACAAGGTGCTGAGGGCAACATCTGGCCCTGCGGCACTGGATCTGCTGGCGCAAGAGGGAGAGGTGGCAGTAATTATCTCTGATCAGCGTATGCCGATCATGAGTGGTACAGAATTTTTAAGCCTCACGGCAACTCAATATCCAGATATTATTCGGATTATTTTAACTGGCTACACTGATGTCGAAGACTTAGTGGAAGCAATTAATGCTGGTAAAGTATTCAAATATGTTACTAAACCCTGGGAAGCGGAAGAACTCAAAGCAGTAGTTCGTCAAGCCCTTGATACTCATAATGTCCTGAAAGCTCGTACCCGTGAATTAACCCGCACGTTGCGCCAGGAATCGCTACTGAACTCCGTTACTAACACAATTCGCAGTGCCTTAGATTATCGACAAATTTTACAAGCAATTGTCGATACAGTTGGTCATATGCTGGAGGTGGATGTTTGTCTATTACGTCCCTTTCAAGATGAACAATTAGTAGACGAAGGATTTATTTATCAAAAAACAGCTTCAGAACAAGCTCAGACACAGCTTCGTAACGAGAAAACAGCAGCACCAATCAATCATCCTTCCCCTCCACCGCTTCTAGCCCAGACGCTTTGGGAAACTCGTGAGGTGCAGGTGATTAATGATGTAGTAGATGATGAGCGTATTTATGGAGATACTTCTGAACTACAAAACAGAGCAAAGGCTTTTGAGGCTGCTAATATCTCCTCTAGTCTAGTTGTACCCCTGCTTTGGCAACAGCAATTGATGGCGGTGCTAGCACTGCACCAGTGTCACCAAGGGCGAATTTGGGGAGAAGAGGAGGTACAGCTAGTTTTAATGGTGGCAGATCAAGCAGCTCTTGCTTTATCTCAAGCATACGCCTATGAGCAAGTACGCGCCCTAGCTAAACGAGAAGCTTTAATTAATACAATTACTACAGCGATTCGTTCTAGTTTGAATCCTCAAGATATCTTTGCAGCCATTACTCAACAACTAGGACAGGCTTTACAAGTAGACGGCTGCGTTTTATCTTTGTGGGCAGAGGAAGATGAGTATGTGCAATGTGTAGGATTATATGATAGTTCTCAGCATTTAGAAGATTCTCTCTCAGTCATCAAACCCAGAGAATTAACAATACAAGAATCACCAAAATCCCAAGCCCCAATTCGGGAAAATCCGATTCTGCAAGAAATAATACGGACACATGAGCCTGTAGTGATTTCTGACTTAAATCATTCTTTCTCAGAAATTCAAGGGTTTGATTTACTAGGGAAACAGCCAGCCCGATCGCTGATGGTAGTTCCTTTAGTAGCTGATGATAAATGTATCGGTAGTATTACCCTGCGAGAAGGTAGTAAAGCTAGACGGTGGCTATCATCAGATATTGAGTTAGCAAAAACTGTAGCAGCACAAGCGGCGATCGCAGTACAGCAATCACGCCTCTACGAAAAAACCCGTGAGCAAGCTGAACGCCTATTAGAACTAGATAAACAAAAAACCGAGTTTTTTCAAAACATTTCCCATGAATTTCGCACCCCCATCACCTTAATTCAAGGGCCGTTAGAGTCAGCAGTGAGTTCAGGCGAGGGGTTATCCTATGACCAAAGTGCGATCGCTTTGCGGAACTCTCGCCGTTTACTGAGACTAGTCAACCAACTACTGGATTTACAACGCCTAGACGCGGGGAGAATGCAGCCGAGTTTCCGTCCTAGCGATTTAGTTGAATTTGTCAGCCAAATTGTGGAGTCCTTTCGTCCCTACTGTGAAAAAAAGTCACTACATCTGGTCACTGACTTGAGCCAATGTCCTACGGTGTATTTAGACATGGAAAAATTTGACAAGGTACTTTATAACCTGCTGTCAAATGCCATGAAGTTTACTCCTGAAGGTGGCACAATCAGCGTTAAACTGAGAACTGCACAGAATCAATGCTTACTACAGGTACAAGATACAGGCATTGGTATTGTGCAAGAGCAGATTCCTTATCTGTTTGAGCGATTTCGTCAAGCTGAAGGTTCAGCAAATCGTTCTTATGAAGGTAGTGGACTCGGTTTAGCTTTAGTAAAAGAATTAGTAGAAATACATGGTGGCAAAGTCACAGTTGAATCAGTCTATGGTCAAGGTACTACCTTTAAACTTTGGCTTTTAGCCGGCAATGCTCACTTACCCCCACAGCAAGTATCTGATACCCCTGTAGAAGTTAATACCAGCCGCGCTAGTGTGGAGTTAGCAGACTTAGAACTGGTAGAATCAACTGCCGACAACACAGAGAGCATTGACTTCACACTATCTACATTAGGGGAAAACCCCCAAACAACTACAACATCTAGTGATAACTCGCACCACTCTATCCTAGTGGTAGACGACAACCCAGATTTGCGAACCTATGTGTCTGATATCCTGCGGCGCAGTGGTTATCAAGTTCAGACAGCGCGTAACGGTTATGAAGGGTTTGGGAAAGCGCAAGCGATCGCTCCTAACTTGATTGTCACTGATTTGATGATGCCGATGGTGACGGGACTGGAGATGATTCGGATGATTCGGAGTGAAGAAAAGCTCAAAGGTATCCCAATTATCTTACTCACAGCCAAAGTTGATGAGGAAACCCGCATCGAAGGTACAGAACATGGAGCAGATGCGTATTTAGCAAAACCATTTAATGACCGGGAACTTCTAGCGGAAGTTCGCAATCTTCTAGCTTTGAAGGCAAACGAACGTAGGGTTTTGGAGCTAAACACTTATCTTACAGAGTCAGTCTTGAAACGCTTTTTACCGCCGTCTTTAGTATCCAAAGCGGCTGCGGGTACTTTGAGTTTAGATTTACGACCAGAACCACGCTTAATTACAGTTTTGTTTAGCGATATTGTGGGGTTTACTCAGTTAGCCAATACTCTTAGATCCCGACGCGTGGCAGAATTGCTGAATGAATATTTAGAAGTCATGACTAAAGGAGTGTTTGATAACGGTGGCACGGTAGATAAATTTATGGGAGATGCTATTTTAGCTTTGTATGGTGCGCCAGAAGAACTGACACCTAATGAACAGGTGCGTCGAGCCATTAATACAGCTAGAGCAATGCAAAAGTCATTGGTGCAGTTGAATCAGAAGTGGTACAACCAAGGTATATTTGATGCCGATAACCCAACTGGGGTACAATTTCGCTGTGGTATTCACCAAGGTACGGCAGTTGTAGGTATGTTTGGTAGTGCCGAACGAGCAGATTATACTGCGATCGGCCCGAGTGTGAATATTGCTGCTAGATTACAAGCTGCTACCGTTCCCGGTACTATTTTAGTTTCTGCGGCTGTCGCTGATTATTTACAAGACGAAGAAATTACGAAAGGTAGTCCGCTAAAACTCAAAGGAGTTGATGAAACAGTTTTGACTTTTGTGGTGAAACCAGAAGTAATGGTAAATCGTTAA
- a CDS encoding GNAT family N-acetyltransferase, with protein sequence MTYWFSDPSHQQQVTASAEQSSHHFQIRAATSADLRGVAQIIAESFHSQNGFWGWAFPLLRLGIYEDLKHRLLSSSPHHICLVSVNTHANAAHQLVGTVEMGVRFSDPWTQVGRSFLYLSNLAVHPEYRRHGVASQLLTSCEQVSREWGFDNLYLHVLENNYQARQLYFKLGYKVQTVESNLNIFLFRQSRQILLHKHLQLDAII encoded by the coding sequence TTGACATACTGGTTTTCTGACCCATCCCACCAACAACAAGTCACAGCATCTGCTGAACAAAGTTCCCATCACTTCCAAATTCGGGCTGCTACATCTGCTGATTTGAGGGGTGTTGCCCAAATTATTGCAGAAAGTTTTCATTCCCAAAATGGTTTTTGGGGATGGGCTTTCCCTTTACTACGTTTAGGTATTTATGAAGACCTCAAACATCGCCTTTTATCTTCATCGCCTCATCACATTTGTTTGGTTTCCGTCAATACTCATGCTAATGCAGCGCATCAATTAGTAGGGACTGTCGAAATGGGTGTGCGTTTCAGTGATCCTTGGACACAAGTTGGTAGGAGTTTCCTTTATTTATCTAACTTAGCAGTTCACCCAGAATACCGCAGGCATGGTGTGGCATCACAATTACTCACTAGCTGTGAACAGGTTTCGCGGGAATGGGGATTCGATAATCTATATCTTCATGTTTTGGAAAATAATTATCAAGCGCGGCAGCTCTATTTCAAATTGGGATATAAGGTACAGACAGTAGAATCTAACTTGAATATATTCTTATTTAGGCAATCACGGCAGATTTTATTGCATAAACATCTACAATTAGATGCCATTATCTGA
- a CDS encoding histidinol-phosphate transaminase: MLPFIRSDLAQFNAYKPHPSSDTGAAVPTQLDRLDTNESPYDLPPELKQKLAWTYQEIIETNRYPDGGHGAIKNAIAEYVNESAGVSTSLFTADNISVGNGSDELIRSLLIATCLQGEGAVLVANPTFSMYGILAKTLGIPVVTVARNPNNFEIDLTAAQSAIEQTQNPPIRVVFVVHPNSPTANPLTINELTWLKSLSEQVLVVIDEAYFEFSQTTLASELAQHPNWVILRTFSKAFRLAAMRVGYCIAHPEAIAILEKVRLPYNLPSFSLAAALMALQNRHILLESIPQTLHERNKMTTALSQNPALQVIESAANFIFVRLQPNNDDSQNTALKNLHQQLKNQGTLIREISGGLRITIGTPEENLRTLNRIQAALVNKV, encoded by the coding sequence ATGCTTCCTTTTATTCGTTCAGATTTAGCACAATTTAACGCTTACAAACCACACCCTAGTAGCGATACAGGCGCAGCAGTTCCTACTCAGTTAGATCGCCTAGATACCAATGAAAGCCCCTATGATTTGCCGCCTGAGTTAAAACAAAAGCTGGCTTGGACTTATCAAGAGATCATCGAAACAAATCGTTATCCTGATGGTGGACATGGGGCGATCAAAAATGCGATCGCTGAATATGTCAATGAATCGGCTGGTGTTTCTACATCACTATTTACTGCTGACAATATCTCTGTGGGTAATGGTTCAGATGAACTAATCCGTTCTTTATTAATTGCCACCTGTCTACAAGGAGAAGGTGCAGTTCTTGTTGCTAATCCCACCTTTTCCATGTATGGGATTCTAGCAAAAACTTTAGGTATTCCTGTCGTAACAGTTGCTAGAAATCCTAACAACTTTGAAATTGATTTAACCGCCGCCCAATCAGCTATCGAACAAACTCAAAATCCTCCCATTCGGGTCGTGTTCGTTGTTCATCCCAATTCCCCCACAGCTAATCCTTTAACTATCAATGAATTGACTTGGTTAAAAAGTCTGAGTGAGCAGGTGTTGGTAGTCATTGACGAAGCTTATTTTGAATTTAGCCAAACAACTTTGGCAAGTGAGTTAGCACAGCATCCCAACTGGGTGATTTTACGTACCTTTTCTAAAGCTTTCCGTTTAGCAGCAATGCGTGTAGGTTATTGTATAGCTCATCCAGAAGCGATCGCTATCCTAGAAAAAGTCCGCTTACCCTACAATTTACCTAGTTTTTCCCTTGCAGCCGCACTCATGGCTTTACAAAATCGTCACATCTTGCTGGAATCAATTCCGCAAACGCTGCATGAACGTAACAAAATGACTACAGCTTTATCTCAAAACCCAGCCTTACAAGTTATAGAAAGTGCCGCTAATTTTATTTTTGTGCGTCTTCAACCAAATAATGATGACTCACAAAATACAGCTTTAAAAAATCTTCATCAACAACTCAAAAACCAAGGTACTCTTATCCGTGAAATTAGCGGAGGACTACGAATTACTATCGGTACACCTGAAGAAAACCTACGCACGCTAAACCGAATACAAGCAGCTTTAGTTAACAAAGTATAG